A genomic window from Halorubrum trapanicum includes:
- a CDS encoding zinc-binding dehydrogenase has product MNSEMDAYVIDEFGGPDVFERRRVAVPDPEPGEVRVEVVASSVNPVDYKIRGGHIPDFAPEFPATLHCDVAGVVDAVGEGVDAFEPGDEVYGMPGGAGRQGALADYVVGHAGTFAHAPESIPLEDSAALPVVALTAWEMLADKATVDVGEDVLVYGATGGVGHVGVQLADWFGATVTATGSTAEKRSLAADLGADATVDYTGTSVESYVDEHADGAGFDVVFDPVGDDHLNTAFEAVRPYGSVVTTESSDADGVDLSPMHATSLELGVVLVIHPVLAGDGQARIGRELETMAALVDKGAIAPHVDDRYAFADVADAHRRAEAGEFVGKLLLVNE; this is encoded by the coding sequence ATGAACTCCGAGATGGACGCGTACGTGATAGACGAGTTCGGCGGTCCGGACGTCTTCGAGCGACGCCGCGTCGCGGTGCCCGACCCCGAGCCGGGCGAGGTCCGCGTCGAGGTCGTCGCCTCCAGCGTCAACCCGGTCGACTACAAGATCCGCGGCGGCCACATCCCCGACTTCGCGCCGGAGTTCCCGGCGACGCTCCATTGCGACGTGGCCGGCGTCGTCGACGCCGTCGGCGAGGGGGTCGACGCCTTCGAGCCGGGCGACGAGGTGTACGGGATGCCCGGCGGCGCGGGGCGGCAGGGCGCGCTCGCCGACTACGTCGTCGGCCACGCGGGGACGTTCGCGCACGCCCCCGAGTCGATCCCGCTCGAAGACAGCGCCGCGCTCCCCGTCGTCGCCCTGACCGCGTGGGAGATGCTCGCCGACAAGGCCACCGTCGACGTCGGCGAGGACGTGCTGGTGTACGGCGCGACGGGCGGCGTCGGCCACGTCGGCGTCCAGCTCGCCGACTGGTTCGGCGCGACGGTCACCGCGACCGGGTCGACCGCCGAGAAGCGGTCGCTCGCGGCTGACCTCGGCGCCGACGCGACAGTCGATTACACGGGGACCAGCGTCGAGTCGTACGTCGACGAACACGCCGACGGCGCCGGCTTCGACGTCGTCTTCGACCCGGTCGGCGACGATCACCTGAACACGGCGTTCGAGGCGGTCCGTCCCTACGGCTCGGTGGTCACGACGGAATCGAGCGACGCCGACGGCGTCGACCTGTCGCCGATGCACGCCACCTCGCTGGAGCTGGGCGTCGTCCTCGTCATCCACCCGGTGCTGGCGGGCGACGGCCAAGCGCGCATCGGGCGGGAGCTCGAGACGATGGCCGCGCTCGTCGACAAGGGCGCGATCGCGCCGCACGTCGACGATCGGTACGCCTTCGCGGACGTGGCCGACGCGCACCGTCGCGCAGAGGCCGGGGAGTTCGTCGGAAAGCTCCTGCTCGTCAACGAGTAG